The sequence below is a genomic window from Sander lucioperca isolate FBNREF2018 chromosome 10, SLUC_FBN_1.2, whole genome shotgun sequence.
TTCCTCTCAGCTTAATCTTTTTgtccttttctgtctctctttttctgatCCCcattccttcctcctcctcttcctcctcctcctcctcctcctcctcctcctcctcctcctcctctcttgtcCCCTCCCGctcttctgtctgtgtttgcccTCTCGCCAGCCCGGTCCCTGTCTTTGTCCGACAAGGAGAGGTTTATTTTGAGTGGCTCGGCAGACTGCTATGTGAAGATCTGGGCCTTGAGCATTGGTACGCttaaccacacaaacacacacacacacacacacacacatacacatacagtatatatatacatatatacatactatattaAGGTAGACAGAGCCTCAGGGCCTCTGTTGTCTGGGAaacgtgtctctgtgtgtgtacatcgTAATCAATGTATGCCTGTGTGACTGGTGGTCtgtgtcctgtcaattaaattAGTATTTTCCTGTTACCTCCAGGGCAGTGTGTTAAGTCTATCTACACGTTCAACGCTGTGACTGCACTCTGCTTTTTGCCAGAGGAAGAGGGCTACTTCATCACTGGAtcaggtgtgtttttgtgtggaaaaatAAGAGCTAGTGACACAGTGAAGTGAACACAATAGTTGGAGTTTGACATAGTGGCATTATGTCATATTTGTATCTTACATCTAtttctgtacatctttgctaaTATGTAGGCGTCATCTGCCAGCGAGTTAGTAAGTGTAGCGCAGGGCTATTAGGCTGAATCAGAGAAATGGTAGCGCGCAGATTATGCAGTCAGGCTCAGGTGGGTCGACCGTGACCAACAATAATGACTGCCAGCCGCCTGTCAGCACATGTTAACCTCACCCTCTGTCACCCCTCAGACGGGGGGAAAGTTCAAGCCTGGACCTGGCAAACTTTTGAAAACTGCCAGTCAATCAATGCTCACCAGGAGGCAGTCACCTCCATCCAGGTGCGTGGGTCACTCACCTACGTTCCGTGATGTGCTCTCTCGCTTTTTATCATGTTATGTTCACACTGAAGATGCTCAAGTTGTTTTCACGTTCAGCCTATTTTTAAAGGCTGATACAAAAaaactgtttctctctctgtagaaGCTGTCCAAAGTAGTTTTAGAACTCTTGATTATTAATTTGTGAAAAAGCCCCTCCTCAGGAAATCAAACAGCTTTATTTCTCGCTCTTATCCTCACAGAAGCTTTCCTTGTTTATTGCTTTCAAACATATCAAAGATATTTATTGAGATGTAAGTCGTTTAGCTCCCCATTTTTAGAAAGCATACTGTACAAATTTGGAGCAAAAAGGCTTTTTATGAATATTGAAATCCAGAGCTACATATGCACATTTTTGTTTCAATTTGCAATCATCAAAATATGCCTAAAGCATTAAAGCGTAGCACATCATTGTCATCCTCTTTGTTGTTTATCATGCAAAGCACACAATCCATTTAAAACCAACAGCGGCtcagaaatgtacattttgaaactgttcacacacacttcttttccatttacacaaacatacatacacactcttTCCCTTTTTATGTGTatcgatctctctctctctcacacacacacacacacacactcacactcacactcacgcacacacacgcactgggTAAAGACTCAGATCACCATGACAACCGTGTCTCCTGTGCCCTCCACAGTCTCAGGGTCCGCTGGTGTTCAGCGGCTCGGCAGAGGGAGGGGTGTCTGTGTGGGAGAACCGGTGTTCAGATCGAGACCCCCTGCGGCTGCTGCACCACTGGGGCGAACAGGTGACAGGCTGTGGAGGGGGGTCGGGCGGGCGTCTGACCCTCAGCCCGAGGGGAGACAGAGTGTTCCTGTCTTACGGTCGAGCCTGGCTCAAGATCCTGCACTGGAGGACCGGTAAGCCCTGGaataaaatgtgtctgtgtgtctgtgtgtctgtgtgtttgtgtgtctgtctgtctgtctttctatctatttgtctgtctcactgtctttctttctttctttcaggaTGATTGAAAAAGCAAGGTAGATGAAGGAACATTTGCATAATCTTTCCACCTAACATCTGTCCAATTATCACAGGAACCATGTCCAgactgaccaatcacaacagcaTCACCGGGGTAACAGATTGTGTTCACCAGACAGGAGGCCTCCTAATTGGCTCCTGCTATGATCTGGCGAATGGAGAGAGCTCGCTAAATTGTGAGTCGCAGAGTAAACCATGTGCAACCAGAAGTAACTCGCTCCACTATGAGAGAGTGAAGGCACAATAATGACTTAAGACAAAATCGAAAGCACTTTGTTTTCCTCTGTTGACCTCCATTCCCTttatctccctctcctccctctagTATTCTCTCTGCCTCAGTGTCAGTACCTGGCCTCTCTCTCCTGGCCCGATGCTCCCAGAATCCTCTGCTTTACAGCGTGGGCCACAGGAAGCGGAGACCACCGGTGGGTCACTGGAGGTCACGACCTCATCGTATGGGAGCAGCTCCCCAGTTCTGGGAAGCAGAGGTAGGCTCAATACATGTCAACACTACTCggataaaaaaagattttagtcTGAACTACTCAACGAAAtttcttatttgcatatttttccaAGGCTAACTGCACTGCTAATTCTAAAGCTTTACTGGGATTTATAAGGTGCTAATGAATATAACTGATTTTGACACACACTATTGATATTAGGTGTTTAATTAATGTGAGTGTGAATGTTGAAGgggtgatgtcacagtgaagcGAGACAGTCGGTTGGAGTCCTGTTTGCTGGAATCAGAGGGGGACACAGAAGATGACGAGGAGACTGAtggtacagacacacactgcaTTTCACACGTTTTCATGTCTTCATTTACTGACTGGCGTGCTCAATGAGTAACCATGGAATTGCAGACTTCACTATCATGTTAATTTTAGATGATGCATGTCGTGACGAATCCTCATGACCTCCTTATCAAATTTAGATTACGAGGATGATGATGACAACGCTGAAGGAAAAGACATTGCGGAGGATGGAGGGTCCAGCTCGTGGTTGCGCTGCATTCTCCAGTGAGTGCTGGTTTCTCATGCTGAGGACACCACGGCCTGCAGCCATgaagaggaaatgagagagagagggagcgtaGTGACAGCGAAGGAAGGTGCAGGGGAGTGAAGTGTGACAGACTGAGTGTCAGTGTCGGCGGGGGGAGCGTATGGATGAAGACAGGGAgtgagtgtgtatatgtgagtgATAGGCAGATTGTTTACATGTAAATATTTCCACACACAATAAAACTGTCACCCTGTGACTCTTACCTCCAAATTGGCATCTCttgttgtctctttttttatttcaatctGACCCTGCCTCTTCTTCAAACACCAGTTTATCGCCCTGCTCTGCTGGCGCAACCTGTGTAAATgaatgcaaattaaattttattcCATCTTTATTCCCCTcgttccctccctcctcttgctttctgtatttctgtctcTGGGGTGTCCTTGCCTGTTTTTGTAAATATAAttgaagagttttttttaacctccTGCCTCTAAAATGAGCTTACCAATGTTGTCCTCAGTATCATTTCTGTTTGCCTTGTCAAATTCATTTCTTTTCCTTTGCCTCCATTTAATTGaaccagttttaaaaaaaaaacaaacacataattAGCATTTAAATCTCTTTCCTACAGTCTCCTGCCCTCCCTAcatcgctctctctcccctctcttacTCTAGCAGAGTCTACATGTCTCAGTCGCTAAGGCAACCAATGCTTTTTTTCTCACTTGCTCTCTGTatctccccctttctctctcattccctctctccACTGCCAGAGGTAAGCATGAtaactgatgtgtgtgtgtgtgtgtgtgtgtgtgtgtgtgtttgtgtccgtgtCCGTCTCCCGGTGTGCTCGTGTGTCTCTAAGTGACATTTCTGTGGCATTTAGGCAGCAGTTGTGGAAaggaagttacctctctttgcTCAAAGTGCCATATAGAGTATTGGCTCAATGCATGATGCTTCTAATGATGATTAATGTGCTGTGCTCAGGTGTGTgcactgtaaatgtgtgtgagagtgcagAACAGACAATGAGTATGTACTTCTGGGTGTTTTTGAATGCAGATGTGGATACTGTATAAACGTGGCGCATAATTGAGCGTTACATTTAAAAGCCCAGgggagtctgtgtgtgtatgttttttaatttttttttttttataaagatgaCAGTTTCTGTTTTCTGCCAATACTCTTCCTGGTGTCTAGTTAACATGGTTTTATCCGGCAACATAAAAGAAGCAAAAAGCTGGAccctccccctttctctccctctctatcccTCTCTTGCCCCTCTGTCCTATCTTACAGAGAGAGATGATCGGAGGAGCGGAGTCTCAGTGAACAGAGCGAAGCGATGGAGAGATGGTAAGGTGGATACTAACGAAGGTGAAGGAGGGATGTATAGGGTGCAGATGcattaaatgtcattttgaGTGATGGCTGGTATAAGATTCAATTTCTGAGCTGATGAGGTCGTGCAGAATGCTTGGGGACAATACATTTTCTCAGATAACTTCTCTGTCACTCCACCACCTCTCATTCTTTCTCCTCCACTTCTCTTCCAGCTCCATCTCTCCTGTCGCACGACTGACTGCCCTCCGCTGCCTTGTCTGCCTTCTCCTGGTTGCTCTGGTGACACAGCCTTCCACCTGTAACCGTGACGACAGTGAGGGCGAGGAGCAGGTGGACGCCCTGTCTGTCCAGCTGTCCGTTACAGCCCAGGTCACACCCACCCCTCTGTGGGCGGTAGTCTGGGGTCCCACACAGCCTCTGGAGGATGAGACCTACCATTTCCTTTCCAGCCAGGAAACTGACCCCCTGCACCAGCATGGTAACCAGCAGGAGGCCAGCACCGCCAAGTCAGACTGGTCTGCAAGCATGCAGCCCCGAGAGGACGTGCCGCTGGAGTCTAAGGACCAGGAGGGAGTCGAGGATGGAGGCACGGAAGCGGAGGAGACAGAGCCTGAGGAAGGTGGGCTTCAGGAGATGCACATAAAGGATTTCTAAATAAAGGTGGCCACGAGACGCAGTccatgtgaacacacacacataccacaagTCCTCCAGGGAATTAGCTGTCACCAGGGTGAAGGCTGTTGTGTGCAGCCGGCTGTGTCTGTGGCGGGGAATGCCTAATAAAGTTCTCATCACTCACAGTGAGGAATTGGCCGCTGTCAGAACGCAAGATACAGAGAAGACGTCATCGGATTAGTGTTATAGTTGGAGGCCAGCGTCTCGCACATCCAATTTCATGTTTCAGCTGGCTTCATTGATTTCTTCTTTTGTTCTGGATACAAATTATACATGGTCATGGTCTGAGATAAGTAATtgcacgagtgtgtgtgtgtgtgtatgtgtgtgttacagtggaCCCTCAGTTCTACGTCACAGTGACCATCTCCTCGCTGCTCATCCTGACGGCAGTCGTTATTACAGCCAAACTCTGGTAGGAACCTAAACTCTCTCCTTtaaaatattgtgtgtgtgtgtgtgtgtgtgtgtgtgtgtgtgtctgtgtgtatggcCACATAAATGTGAAGTGGGCATTGCTGAATAAGAGCAAGGATTAGCAAACTTTCCCTGAATGAGCTGAACACCTATCCCACAGCAGGAGGACAGTACTAGTTCTCCTGATTCAAAGGGTTTTTTATGCTAAAGGTTGTGGATAAGACTATTTATCATTTTAAGAACACACACAGCCAGGTGCAGACCAGTTTGAGCTTTAATACAAGATGCCTCCCTTAATATGACAGCATTTTGATTTCTAAATTGGGCTCTTTAAGACTGAGAGTTTGAGGTCAAATGAGGTGCTTTGTCTGAACGCATTGTGTAGACCACCTGGATTACATTTGCTCCGAGAAAGTTGATTCCTAGAATAACGTGCCTCAGTTAAAGCAGGGATGTACTGAGGTACTGAGTTGTAGATTTACTTAGAACAGAAGTTTCCAATCTGAGATGCATGAGATGATTATCAAGATAGGAAAGCACAAGAAAACTATCTCTGGTACACAGCATTGGGATTCTTTGTTCACACTTCAGTCTAATTGTCTTTTTATCGCGTCATTTGCTGGATAATTGTGCTTCTTTAGTAATCTTAGCAATCTTAGAGGGACTAATCACCCTTTTGTTGACTTGGTTATAATCCGTAGACATATCCAAACACTGAAGAGGAACTCACAGACATATCTTTATTAGCTAGGGCTGTGCTGCGTTAAGAGATTGGAGTATACTGTGCTTTGAAGAATGGGACTGAAGGAGTCAAGAATTTGCTATTTTGTACTGAAAACTAGAGACTTCCCCTTTTTCTACCCACTGATGGATCAAGATGAAAATTGGTGGATTGTACTAGATGTGAAGGGATTTATGAAGATGACACCCTGATAGTTGcagatgtgtttgcatgtgcatATTGGTCCGTCTGtcatgtctgtgtgcctgttcATGATTACGTAATGTCTCTATGTATTAGGGATTGaccgatactgtttttttttaaggccgataccaattattattagttaatgaaaccgataaccgatatttggaaccaatgtgcatttacagtgaaaatctaaatcaaaaggcaagaaagcaaaaaaaaagtcaaaattaagattttggaatgttacaaacaacttttttacagtaaatgctaaagcaattattaaataaattagg
It includes:
- the LOC116049738 gene encoding PILR alpha-associated neural protein isoform X2, producing the protein MERCSISPVARLTALRCLVCLLLVALVTQPSTCNRDDSEGEEQVDALSVQLSVTAQVTPTPLWAVVWGPTQPLEDETYHFLSSQETDPLHQHGNQQEASTAKSDWSASMQPREDVPLESKDQEGVEDGGTEAEETEPEEVDPQFYVTVTISSLLILTAVVITAKLWIPVVNL
- the si:ch211-154o6.3 gene encoding vegetative incompatibility protein HET-E-1, whose protein sequence is MGEVRKLQKKLRQIGNLEIKISLTPEERFKISRKAELRSRLAELQLQLSGPQQTLEIVGDGKKEKMKRQVEDAPEALPSQTPPASKILKGEEKSKAQATPVPAARQRETGGGARIGRQQERKEPAKVSDHCRDVSGGCSDFDTDQQLRQEEAEFASLKSSWEKAKFRLRLLEGHNDIVTCVVAVDNLVVSGSRDTTVKVWHVPTATEHKNLGGHAGGVTCLSAPPPEYCRRLARSLSLSDKERFILSGSADCYVKIWALSIGQCVKSIYTFNAVTALCFLPEEEGYFITGSDGGKVQAWTWQTFENCQSINAHQEAVTSIQSQGPLVFSGSAEGGVSVWENRCSDRDPLRLLHHWGEQVTGCGGGSGGRLTLSPRGDRVFLSYGRAWLKILHWRTGTMSRLTNHNSITGVTDCVHQTGGLLIGSCYDLANGESSLNLFSLPQCQYLASLSWPDAPRILCFTAWATGSGDHRWVTGGHDLIVWEQLPSSGKQRGDVTVKRDSRLESCLLESEGDTEDDEETDDYEDDDDNAEGKDIAEDGGSSSWLRCILQ
- the LOC116049738 gene encoding PILR alpha-associated neural protein isoform X1 codes for the protein MERCSISPVARLTALRCLVCLLLVALVTQPSTCNRDDSEGEEQVDALSVQLSVTAQVTPTPLWAVVWGPTQPLEDETYHFLSSQETDPLHQHGNQQEASTAKSDWSASMQPREDVPLESKDQEGVEDGGTEAEETEPEEVDPQFYVTVTISSLLILTAVVITAKLCYDHSCSQHPPPLSRGVAPPLSLALPRSLASEDSRQTLHSTSASFTDRERIPVVNL